The genomic DNA TTGCGATTCTGCTATTCGTGGAGAAAAAGTAAAAATTTCTTCTTTTGCTACTTTTAATGTAAGGGATAAAAAAGCACGTATAGGCAGAGATCCAAAGAGCGGTCAATCATTTGAAATAACTCCTCGTAGAGTTATAACTTTTAAGGCTTCTAATGTTTTAAAAAAAAAAATTATGGATGCATTTGATAAAGATAAACTAAGAGAGTAATGCGTGTTTTGTTAATTATCAAATAAGTAATTAATTAGTTTTTATTTATATTGTTATATGAATTTGTAAATGTTTAATAAGTATTATTTCATCTTTATAATAAGTATTATTTCATCTTTAATTGAAAAATAATATTTTATATGGTCAATTCTTTAGCATTGTCTACTTTATTAGAAAATTTGTGATAGTTTTACATTGGTATTTTCATGATTTGATTTTTCAAAAATAAAAATACATTTTTTTGATATTATTGTTACATATTTTATCGAAAATAATCAATAAAGTTTTCCTAATTAATAGGATGTATAATATTATTTATCTTTCTTAGTAGATATTTTTTATTGTGAAATATTAACTTTTATTGAGTAACTCTACTGATTGTTGTAACAATCATCGTTCGTTTTTTTATAAATTTATATATCAAGAAAACATACTAGTTGTATTTGTATCTGGAAATATATTTTTCCTTTGATTAATTATCGATAATATATTCTTTTAAATAGGGGATATAATAACGTTTCAACTATCTTGATAAAATTATTATTATAAAAAATATTATTGATTATTAAAAAGACAAAAATATACTTCCAGTTGCATACAGATTTTATATTGTATCGCAATTTTAAAGAATATTTTGCAAAACATCCATACAGCAATCCTATCTTTTTAAGGCTGTTATATAATGTTGCAAATGAATACTATCTTTTATTTATAAATAATATTTTTTGGATTATGTGCTCGCTTTTTGAGATGATAAAGCTTCTTGATAGCGTTCAAGAACATAAT from Candidatus Liberibacter americanus str. Sao Paulo includes the following:
- a CDS encoding integration host factor subunit alpha translates to MNKALTRADLVKSISKKFDITMKDSSSFVNMVFDEICDSAIRGEKVKISSFATFNVRDKKARIGRDPKSGQSFEITPRRVITFKASNVLKKKIMDAFDKDKLRE